The proteins below come from a single Drosophila ananassae strain 14024-0371.13 chromosome 4 unlocalized genomic scaffold, ASM1763931v2 tig00000241, whole genome shotgun sequence genomic window:
- the LOC123258058 gene encoding riboflavin biosynthesis protein RibD-like: MTDDHFMSIALRLAEKNLGNVAPNPAVGCVIVKDGTIVSEGYTGIGGRPHAEVVALQNAKDSTHGATIYITLEPCCHHGVTGPCTAKIIKASIKRVVIATIDPDSRVSGRGMKALKEAGIEVEQGIMQKEAKELNVGFFTTKELHRPFIACKVATTLDGKIATFTGDSKWITSENTRNWVHELRTKYDAIMIGSNTLINDDPLLTCRLPGLGSRSPIRLIIDSQGRLKEEHNIAKTADKVITWVITNKEVEKKIKNINYLVVNSSNAGKVCLKDMALKLVSEIGITRLLVEGGGVLITELLKCNLIDRLIICRSGKILGNDATPFVGDLGIQFINNCYQFKKTKIIEFSEDIVEVWDRSS, from the coding sequence ATGACTGATGATCATTTCATGTCAATTGCATTAAGGCTTGCAGAAAAAAATCTTGGAAATGTTGCACCAAATCCTGCTGTCGGGTGTGTTATTGTAAAGGATGGTACAATTGTTAGTGAGGGATACACAGGGATTGGTGGGCGTCCGCATGCGGAGGTAGTCGCTTTGCAAAACGCTAAAGATTCAACTCATGGCGCAACTATATATATCACTCTTGAGCCATGTTGTCATCACGGAGTCACGGGGCCTTGCACtgcaaaaatcataaaagctAGCATAAAAAGAGTAGTAATTGCAACTATTGACCCAGATAGTAGAGTTTCAGGCAGAGGCATGAAAGCTCTGAAAGAAGCAGGAATTGAAGTTGAGCAAGGTATTATGCAAAAAGAGGCAAAAGAACTGAATGTCGGTTTTTTCACCACTAAAGAATTACATAGACCATTTATAGCTTGCAAAGTCGCAACAACTCTTGACGGAAAAATCGCAACATTTACAGGCGATAGCAAATGGATAACAAGTGAAAATACGAGAAACTGGGTGCATGAGCTCAGAACGAAATATGATGCAATTATGATCGGCAGCAATACTCTTATTAATGATGATCCACTCTTAACTTGCAGATTACCAGGACTTGGAAGTAGATCGCCAATAAGGCTAATTATAGATAGCCAAGGGAGATTAAAGGAAGAGCATAACATTGCAAAGACTGCAGACAAAGTAATAACTTGGGTCATCACAAATAAAGAAgtagagaaaaaaataaaaaacattaacTACTTAGTAGTTAATTCAAGCAACGCAGGTAAGGTTTGCCTAAAGGACATGGCATTAAAACTTGTTTCAGAAATTGGTATAACAAGATTATTAGTTGAAGgtggaggagtgttaatcacAGAACTATTAAAGTGTAATTTAATCGACAGGTTGATAATATGCCGCAGTGGTAAAATTTTAGGCAATGATGCCACTCCTTTTGTAGGAGATTTAGGGATTCAATTCATTAACAACTGTTAtcagtttaaaaaaacaaagataATAGAGTTTAGTGAGGATATAGTTGAGGTTTGGGATAGGTCGTCATAA